The sequence GTTGACCATTTCGACGCAGCCGATTTCCACCAGCCGGTCACCGTTCCTGGGATCAAGCCCCGTGGTTTCGGTGTCGAAGATGATCTCGCGCATTACCAAACCGATATCGGCCCCACTTCGCGCGCTGGCAAGGGGGCGACTCGACTAAATCTGCGCCGAGGTGATCGAATGGACGAGCTGCTGAACGGCATGGCGGGTTTCGGCGAGCGACGTGCCGGTATCGATCACGTAATCGGCGCGCGCGCGCTTCTCGGCATCAGGGACCTGGAGCTTGAGGATCTGCGCGAACTTCTCCTCGGTCATCCCGGGCCGGGCCAGGACCCGCTCGCGCTGCTGCGCAAACGGGGCTGAGACGACCGCGACCGCATCGAGCCCGTGATTGCCGGTCTTTTCGAACAGCAGCGGAATATCGAAGACGATCAGTTTTGCATCGGCATTGTCGGCCAGGAAGGCGCGGCGCATCTCGGCCACTTCGGGGTGGACGATCGATTCCAGCAGCTTGAGCGCCTCCGGATTGCCGAACACCGCCGCGCCCAGCTTCTGCCGATCAACCCCATGCGGCCCGGTCGTCCCCGGAAAGGCCCGTTCGATCGGATCGATGCAGGCCCCGCCCGGACCCTGTAGCTCGTGTACCGCCGCATCGGCATCGAAGACTGGTACGCCGAGCCCGCGCAGCATCGCCGCGACAGCCGATTTGCCCATGCCGATAGAACCGGTCAGGCCAAGGATGAATGGCTTGCTCATTGGGTCATCAGCCTGCGCAATTCGCTATCCTGGCTCCGCGGCGCAGGAACGCCAAAGAACTTTTCGAACGCAGCGGCCGCTTGGCCGATCAGCATGGCAAGACCGTCAATCGTCGCCAGTCCGTGCGCGCGGGCCTGCTGGAGCAGAGCGGTGTCGGCCGGCGCGGTGACAATATCAT comes from Novosphingobium ginsenosidimutans and encodes:
- the coaE gene encoding dephospho-CoA kinase (Dephospho-CoA kinase (CoaE) performs the final step in coenzyme A biosynthesis.) produces the protein MSKPFILGLTGSIGMGKSAVAAMLRGLGVPVFDADAAVHELQGPGGACIDPIERAFPGTTGPHGVDRQKLGAAVFGNPEALKLLESIVHPEVAEMRRAFLADNADAKLIVFDIPLLFEKTGNHGLDAVAVVSAPFAQQRERVLARPGMTEEKFAQILKLQVPDAEKRARADYVIDTGTSLAETRHAVQQLVHSITSAQI